CTACGTCGCCAAAGCCTACTACGTGAAGGAAGTAGAGTACAGGATTAAAGTGGACTCAGAGTACGGTCACCCAGCCATGGATAAACCCAACGGATGGTACAGGAAGGGGCAAGACGCAACAGTCAGCGTTGAACCCGAGGTTCCCTTAGAGGGTTGGAAGGGGGCTTGGGGTGGTAAACGTGTTTTCACCGCCTGGTACAGCGGGGAGGGGTTAGAGTCCAGAAGCCCCACCTACGTCTTCATGGTCGAAGATGCCAAAAACCTTCGCGCAGAGTGGAGAATAGACGATTCAAAGCCTATAATGTACCTCTATATTCTCATCACAGTCATCGTCGCCGCCGTCGTGGCTTTAATCATATTCCTCCTCTACTGGACTGGACGAATCCTACGGCGAGCGGGGCCACGATACACGCCGGAAACGGTTGAACCGCCTCAGGGAGGAGAGGCGAGGCCTAGACCTAGACGAAAACCAGCAACCTCGGTTTAAACAGCAGGATTAAACCCAGCGCCAGCATGACGGCCCCGCCTACAAGCTTAGCTAAACGACCATACCACACGCTGAGTTTTAACGCCTTAAGCGTTAAGGCGAAAACAGCCAGCAACGCGAGCTCATCAAGCATGTAGAACAAAACGTAGACCGACAGGTAAAGGTGGTAAACCAGGGGGGGTAGCGTCTGCGTCGAAAGCACCCTAGTGTACGCGGCGGGTAAGCCCGCCGTGCATAACAGCTCAAACGCGTTCACCATAAAAGCCAGGGATGCTACCCCAGACATTAAGAGGGGTGTTGAAGATTTCTGAGTTAACAGCCTCCTCATTCCCATGTATATTTTCGGTTTAACAGACGTAGGTATGGAAAGGGAGAGGCCTTTAAAAGAGGAAAGAAAGTCCTTCACGCCTAGGATCCCTACACCCATCGCAGCTAACCCTAAGATGGCCCTGAAGACTTCGCTGTATCTGAGTACTTGGTTAAGGGTTAACCACGCCTCTAAAAACATCAGGTACACCAAGGCTGAGAACAACACGAAGGCCCCTCCTACAAGCGTCATGCGCTTCCTAGAAACGTGAAGAAGAAGGCTGAGGAGGAGGCAGAAAACCCATATGGAGCATGGGTTAAACCCATCGACAAGCCCTATGGTGACCGTGAAAAGGAAGAGCCCTCCAGCGGTCTCAAACCCTCCACTTAACGGTTGAGCACCCGTAGAGGTGAAGGTCTCCTTAATGGAGGTTACGCATGGGCATTCACGTGTACGTACGTTTCCATCGTTCGCCTTTTCGGATTTAGCCGTTTCAATGGTACTTGTGAGTTTAATGGAGGTTGTGGTTGAGGATGGGGCCTTCAGCTTTTCGAGGGGGTCGGGACAGCCCTCCGAGAGGCATAGTTTTACCAGCTCCTCTATACGCTCGCCGGTGGTTTCATCATCTCTGTATCCGATGATGAAGTTTTCACCTATGAACAGCGTTGGGACTCCTGGAACCTGGTCAAGCCCATAGGCTTTGCACAGCTCCTCAAACAACATCAGGTTGCTTTGGTTACGCCAGACCTCGAACATTTTCACCTCTAAACCCTCGTATTTACCCTGTAGCTTGCTGAGGAACTTCATCTCCTTCTCGCAGAGGCCGCATCCCTCCCCCCAGAACAGGTAGGCTGAAACGGTTCGCTGATCGGTTGAAGAGTCACCCTCAACGGTAGGGAGTAGAACCACGGCTTGGGAAACCAGCAAAATTAACAAGGTGAGATTGTAGAGAAGAGGTGACACTCGTGGCCAAGTGGAGCCCACCTTGACCCCGACCATACGTCTATATGCCATGGCTCTATTAAACGTATAGGGGAAGGTTACTTATGGTTGAGAAGAAACCTATCGTCGCCGTTACGATGGGGGATCCCGCTGGAATAGGCCCTGAGGTGGCGTGTAAGGCTCTGGCTAGCAGAGGAGTGCGCATGGTATGTCGGCCTCTGCTGATAGGGGACAGCGACTCCTTAACTGAGGCTTTAAAGATCTCCAAACTGAGCTTAAGGTTGAACATGGTGCAGGAGCCTTCTCAAGCACGTTTCCAGCGGGGGGTAATCGACATCATAAACATGGGAAACGTGGATCATGAACAGTTGGAGGTGGGTAGGCCTCAAGCCTCCGCGGGGAAGGCCTCCATCGAATACGTGGAGAAGGCTGTTAGCTTCGCCTTAAAGGGTGAGGTGGACGCCGTGGCCACGGCTCCCATCAGCAAGGAGGCGATTTGGATGGCGGGTTACCGGTATCCGGGGCACACCGAGCTTTTGGCTCAGCTGACGAACACCCGGGAATACGCTATGATGCTTTACTCAAAGAAGTTGAAGGTGGTCCACGTTTCAACTCATGTATCCCTGCGTCAAGCCATAGACCTAGTGAAGAAGCCTAGAATACGCGTCGCGATCAGGCTTTCACATCAAGCCCTGAGAAGCATGGGTTACTCTAACCCCAGAATAGCGGTGGCTGGATTAAACCCCCACGCTGGGGAAAGCGGCATATTCGGGGATGAGGAAATAGAGGAAATATCGCCCGCCGTGGCGGAGGCCCGTGAAGAAGGCTTTGAAACCTATGGCCCGTTCCCCCCAGACACGGTGTTCTACAGGGCTCTCCGAGGAGAGTTCGACTGCGTCGTGGCCATGTACCATGACCAGGGCCACATACCGGTTAAATCGCTGGGATTCCAGAAGGGCGTAAATGTAACCCTGGGACTCCCGATCATCAGGACATCCGTAGACCATGGAACAGCCTGGGATAAAGCGGCCGCCAGGCTTGGAAACGCGGATCCAGGCAGCATGATCGAAGCCATCAAGCTGGCCGCGAAGATGGCTCAGTCGAAGTGGAAGCCAACCACCTAGAGACCCAAAATACCATGGAGACGGTTAGTCCTCGATTTCAGCCGTGGGATGAATCGCTGAAAACAATTTAATAGCTGGAGTAAAGCCTCATCTGGAGGGGATGTGGATGTCCACGACGCGCGGAGCATTGGTCATACGCCTAGGCTGGGGTTGGCTTGATACGGCCCGAACTCGATGTTATGAAGCTTTAAGGGCGAAGTAAAACCGAAATTCATGGTTACGCTGCGGTTTATCTTAGAATGTGATGCTACGAAAAGTTGAGAAATGGTGTGTTCAATGCGGGAGTGCTGAGGAAGTAGAGAAACCTCGATCTTTGGTAAACTTTATTTACAACCCTAGTGAACCTTAACCCATGGTACGGAACACAGTGGTTTTGCCCGCGACTCGAATACCGCGTAGGCTTTGGCTCCACTTAGAGAAGATAATGAAGAACAAGATGTTTACCAGCAGGGCTGAGCTCATAA
The window above is part of the Candidatus Bathyarchaeia archaeon genome. Proteins encoded here:
- a CDS encoding thioredoxin family protein gives rise to the protein MVGVKVGSTWPRVSPLLYNLTLLILLVSQAVVLLPTVEGDSSTDQRTVSAYLFWGEGCGLCEKEMKFLSKLQGKYEGLEVKMFEVWRNQSNLMLFEELCKAYGLDQVPGVPTLFIGENFIIGYRDDETTGERIEELVKLCLSEGCPDPLEKLKAPSSTTTSIKLTSTIETAKSEKANDGNVRTRECPCVTSIKETFTSTGAQPLSGGFETAGGLFLFTVTIGLVDGFNPCSIWVFCLLLSLLLHVSRKRMTLVGGAFVLFSALVYLMFLEAWLTLNQVLRYSEVFRAILGLAAMGVGILGVKDFLSSFKGLSLSIPTSVKPKIYMGMRRLLTQKSSTPLLMSGVASLAFMVNAFELLCTAGLPAAYTRVLSTQTLPPLVYHLYLSVYVLFYMLDELALLAVFALTLKALKLSVWYGRLAKLVGGAVMLALGLILLFKPRLLVFV
- the pdxA gene encoding 4-hydroxythreonine-4-phosphate dehydrogenase PdxA, translating into MVEKKPIVAVTMGDPAGIGPEVACKALASRGVRMVCRPLLIGDSDSLTEALKISKLSLRLNMVQEPSQARFQRGVIDIINMGNVDHEQLEVGRPQASAGKASIEYVEKAVSFALKGEVDAVATAPISKEAIWMAGYRYPGHTELLAQLTNTREYAMMLYSKKLKVVHVSTHVSLRQAIDLVKKPRIRVAIRLSHQALRSMGYSNPRIAVAGLNPHAGESGIFGDEEIEEISPAVAEAREEGFETYGPFPPDTVFYRALRGEFDCVVAMYHDQGHIPVKSLGFQKGVNVTLGLPIIRTSVDHGTAWDKAAARLGNADPGSMIEAIKLAAKMAQSKWKPTT